A single genomic interval of Tsukamurella paurometabola harbors:
- a CDS encoding DNA polymerase IV: MTRWVLHVDMDQFLAAIEMRRRPELVGLPVVVGGRGDPTERAVVSTASYEARAFGIRSGMPLRTAVKRCPEAVFLPVDFPAYEQVSAEVMGVLRAFPEAAVQVLGWDEAFVGLDTEDPTAAAAAIQRAVLAKTGLHCSIGIGDTTVRAKNATDLGKPRGTFALTRENWLAVMGGRPVRDLWGIGSRLSQRMAGLGITTVSDLAAADEAVLAAEFGPRTGPHLLGLGRGAGPDRVDETPWVARAHGHERTFQEDLTTPEQVRGALDDLARAVATDLRAETRPCMRVHVKVRFAPFFTVNRVRKLTEPTFDPSTIADTAEALYRALDDDRPVRLLGVRGEMVPPEGGYP; this comes from the coding sequence ATGACGCGGTGGGTGCTGCACGTGGACATGGACCAGTTCCTGGCCGCGATCGAGATGCGGCGTCGCCCCGAGCTGGTGGGCCTGCCCGTGGTGGTCGGTGGGCGCGGCGACCCGACCGAGCGGGCTGTGGTGTCGACCGCGTCGTACGAGGCCCGGGCATTCGGCATTCGATCGGGGATGCCGCTGCGGACCGCGGTCAAGCGGTGTCCCGAGGCGGTCTTCCTGCCTGTGGATTTCCCGGCCTACGAGCAGGTGTCCGCCGAGGTCATGGGAGTCCTGCGGGCGTTCCCCGAGGCCGCGGTCCAGGTGTTGGGTTGGGACGAGGCGTTCGTCGGGCTGGACACGGAGGACCCGACCGCGGCGGCCGCCGCCATTCAGCGGGCCGTGCTCGCGAAGACCGGCCTGCACTGCTCGATCGGGATCGGTGACACCACCGTCCGTGCGAAGAACGCCACCGACCTCGGAAAGCCCCGGGGTACGTTTGCGCTCACGCGCGAGAACTGGCTCGCGGTGATGGGCGGCAGGCCGGTGCGTGACCTGTGGGGAATAGGATCGCGCCTGTCCCAGCGCATGGCGGGGCTGGGTATCACGACGGTCTCGGATCTCGCCGCGGCGGACGAGGCGGTCCTGGCCGCGGAATTCGGGCCGCGCACCGGGCCCCACCTACTGGGGCTGGGACGCGGCGCCGGACCCGACCGCGTGGACGAGACGCCGTGGGTCGCCCGAGCTCACGGACACGAGCGGACCTTCCAGGAGGATCTCACGACACCCGAACAGGTTCGCGGCGCGCTGGACGACCTTGCACGCGCGGTCGCGACGGACCTGCGGGCGGAGACGCGCCCGTGCATGCGGGTGCACGTCAAGGTTCGATTCGCGCCCTTCTTCACCGTCAATCGCGTGCGGAAACTGACCGAGCCGACGTTCGACCCGTCGACCATCGCCGATACCGCCGAAGCGCTGTACCGCGCCCTCGACGACGACCGCCCGGTGCGGCTGTTGGGCGTGCGCGGCGAGATGGTGCCGCCCGAGGGCGGCTACCCCTGA
- a CDS encoding MBL fold metallo-hydrolase: MLGNPTDKFSPRGSVRPVTTTIKQLSVGGMDNNVYLVSDSAGRTLLIDAANEAERVLEVARETGGVELIVTTHRHLDHWYALAEVRDGLGVPAAAGVNDAEGIEAPTDRTLADGEVLTVGDLTFDVIELVGHTPGSITLALRPEVDGAPVHLFTGDSLFPGGVGKTGSPEDFDRLYADVTTKLFDRYDDDTVVHPGHGKGTTLGAERPHLAEWRERGW; encoded by the coding sequence ATGCTAGGCAACCCCACTGACAAGTTTTCGCCGCGCGGTAGCGTGAGGCCCGTGACCACCACGATCAAGCAACTCTCCGTCGGCGGTATGGACAACAACGTGTACCTGGTGAGTGATTCCGCGGGGCGCACGCTGCTCATCGACGCAGCCAATGAGGCGGAGCGGGTCCTCGAGGTCGCACGCGAGACCGGCGGCGTCGAGTTGATCGTCACCACCCACCGCCACCTGGACCATTGGTACGCCCTGGCCGAGGTCCGCGACGGGCTGGGCGTGCCCGCGGCCGCCGGCGTCAACGACGCCGAGGGCATCGAGGCCCCCACCGACCGCACGCTCGCCGACGGCGAGGTGCTCACCGTGGGCGACCTCACGTTCGACGTCATCGAGCTCGTCGGCCACACCCCGGGTTCGATCACGCTCGCCCTGCGCCCCGAGGTCGACGGCGCCCCCGTCCACCTGTTCACCGGCGACAGCCTGTTCCCGGGCGGCGTCGGTAAGACCGGCTCGCCGGAGGACTTCGACCGCCTCTACGCCGACGTGACCACCAAGCTCTTCGACCGGTACGACGACGACACCGTCGTGCACCCCGGCCACGGCAAGGGCACCACCCTCGGCGCCGAGCGCCCGCACCTCGCGGAGTGGCGCGAGCGCGGCTGGTAG